A genomic window from Pirellulales bacterium includes:
- a CDS encoding PQQ-binding-like beta-propeller repeat protein, giving the protein MMNHFIPRPAFRCTVAALMLLLGNSAATALGVDNWTNFRGPTDQGRADEAKLPIKWSETENVVWKTPVEGKAWSSPVVWEDRVYLTNANPEGTRLSVVALDKNTGEVIYDKLLHTVVLPQYCHPFNSYASPSPVIEDGRLYVSFGSPYNACLDAATGDVLWQRTDFVCNHFRGPGSSPMLFEDRLILHFDGSDLQYVVALDKQTGETLWRTDRTVNYDDVDAATGQIKLEGDMRKAYSTPIVIDVQGEPLLVSLGSMALYGYSPRDGQEQWRVDFVGSHSGACRPVLHNGLIYFSTGSGGELWAIKPDGAGVLDSSHVVWKQKRAVPKRSSIVIVDHRLYMVDDMGVASCVSTETGEELWRERLGGNFSASLIHADGRIYFFDQEGQTNVIKTGDEFEVLATNELETGLYASPAVSGRALFVRTPTHLYRLEDRVGKN; this is encoded by the coding sequence ATGATGAACCACTTCATTCCCCGGCCCGCTTTCCGCTGCACCGTCGCTGCCCTGATGTTGTTGCTTGGCAACTCGGCCGCCACGGCGCTCGGCGTCGACAACTGGACGAATTTTCGTGGGCCGACCGATCAAGGACGCGCCGACGAAGCGAAGCTGCCCATCAAGTGGAGCGAGACGGAAAACGTCGTCTGGAAGACCCCGGTCGAAGGCAAGGCCTGGTCGTCGCCCGTCGTTTGGGAAGACCGCGTCTATCTGACGAACGCGAATCCCGAGGGGACGCGTCTCTCGGTCGTCGCGCTCGACAAGAACACCGGCGAGGTGATCTACGATAAGCTGCTGCACACGGTGGTGCTGCCGCAGTATTGCCATCCCTTCAATTCGTACGCCTCGCCGTCCCCCGTGATCGAAGATGGCCGGCTCTACGTCAGCTTCGGTTCGCCCTACAACGCCTGCCTCGACGCGGCGACCGGCGACGTGCTGTGGCAGCGGACCGATTTCGTCTGCAATCATTTTCGTGGGCCGGGCTCGTCGCCCATGCTGTTCGAGGATCGCCTGATCCTGCACTTCGACGGTAGCGATCTGCAGTACGTCGTGGCGCTCGACAAGCAGACGGGCGAGACGCTGTGGCGCACCGATCGTACAGTGAACTACGACGACGTCGACGCCGCCACCGGGCAGATCAAGCTCGAAGGAGACATGCGCAAGGCGTACTCGACGCCGATCGTGATCGACGTGCAGGGCGAACCGCTGCTGGTGAGCCTCGGCTCGATGGCCCTCTACGGCTACAGCCCGCGCGACGGCCAGGAACAATGGCGCGTCGACTTTGTGGGGAGCCACTCGGGGGCCTGCCGGCCGGTGCTGCACAATGGTTTGATCTACTTTTCGACCGGCTCTGGGGGTGAGTTGTGGGCGATCAAGCCCGACGGAGCGGGTGTGCTCGACTCGTCGCACGTCGTCTGGAAGCAGAAGCGAGCCGTGCCGAAGCGTTCGTCGATTGTCATCGTTGACCACCGGCTCTACATGGTCGACGACATGGGGGTCGCCTCGTGCGTGAGCACCGAGACGGGAGAAGAACTCTGGCGCGAACGGCTCGGGGGCAACTTCTCGGCCTCGTTGATTCACGCGGATGGGCGGATCTACTTCTTCGATCAAGAGGGGCAGACGAACGTCATCAAGACGGGAGACGAGTTCGAGGTGCTAGCGACGAATGAACTGGAAACAGGACTTTATGCTTCGCCCGCCGTATCGGGAAGGGCGTTGTTCGTCCGCACGCCGACGCATCTGTACCGGTTGGAGGATCGTGTGGGGAAGAACTGA
- a CDS encoding AIM24 family protein, producing the protein MRSCRRPATIRFQAWAVDALTADKPSRFRSTLLGKSAVPHRLEGGGTSVSRYSIEEFVEKTAQRDRGQGLFELENDRVLEINLNGTVWTKMGSMIAYRGQVKFKREGVLEHGVGRLLKRMVSGEGARLTKAEGRGKIYLADGGKKISIIELTSDAIVVNGNDLLAFEPVIGWDIKMMRKMTAMVAGGLFNVRLEGSGMVAITTHHDPLTLRVQPGQPVSTDPNATVAWSGNLSPEFKTDISFKTFVGRGSGESIQMHFDGDGFVVVQPAEELTFQQAPA; encoded by the coding sequence ATGAGGTCGTGCAGGCGGCCAGCTACGATCCGATTCCAGGCTTGGGCAGTTGATGCTTTGACTGCTGACAAGCCCAGCCGGTTCAGAAGCACATTGCTGGGCAAGTCAGCAGTGCCACACCGTCTTGAAGGGGGAGGGACGTCGGTGAGCCGCTATTCGATCGAAGAGTTCGTCGAAAAAACCGCGCAGCGCGATCGGGGACAAGGGCTGTTCGAGCTCGAGAACGACCGCGTGCTCGAGATTAACTTGAACGGCACCGTCTGGACGAAGATGGGCTCGATGATCGCCTATCGCGGGCAGGTGAAATTCAAACGCGAGGGGGTACTCGAACACGGCGTCGGCCGGCTGCTCAAGCGCATGGTAAGCGGCGAGGGGGCTCGGCTCACCAAGGCCGAAGGTCGAGGCAAGATCTACCTGGCCGACGGCGGCAAGAAGATCTCCATCATCGAGCTCACCAGCGACGCTATCGTCGTCAACGGCAACGATCTGCTCGCCTTCGAACCCGTGATCGGCTGGGATATCAAGATGATGCGCAAGATGACCGCCATGGTAGCGGGCGGATTGTTCAACGTGCGGCTCGAAGGCTCGGGCATGGTGGCCATCACCACGCATCACGATCCGCTGACGCTGCGCGTACAGCCGGGACAGCCCGTCTCGACCGATCCGAACGCCACGGTCGCCTGGTCGGGCAATCTTTCGCCCGAGTTCAAGACCGACATCAGCTTCAAGACCTTCGTCGGCCGGGGGAGCGGTGAATCGATCCAGATGCACTTCGACGGAGATGGCTTCGTGGTGGTGCAACCGGCCGAAGAACTCACGTTTCAGCAAGCGCCCGCGTGA
- a CDS encoding c-type cytochrome has product MAVISGFAVGLLQAIGSGACADDFPQPYNSEKATTAPMPPEEVVRTAKLPPGFKLSVFAAEPDVQNPIAITTDERGRLWVAENYTWSGASFGNYDTSLKDRIVILADRDGDGRHDQRTVFWDQGHKVTSVEVGYGGVWVLALPNLLFIPDANRDDVPDGPPRIVLEGLDEQAVGHTPANGLKWGPDGWLYARHGIQATSRIGAPGTSDSQRVAINTGVWRYHPTRRTVETVLHGMTNSWGFDYDAQGEMYVINTVIGHLWHLVPGSHVERMYGIDLNPHVYSLMAQAADHVHWDTGEKWNDIRHGITDKTNAAGGGHAHIGLMIYQGDNWPAEYRGRVYTLNLHGQRINSDILEPAGAGFTAKHGPDLCFIADPWYRGMDLITGADGGVFIADWSDTGECHDHDGVHRTSGRIYKLTYETPPALAAFDLAQRTNLELCEQFTAANAWWPRQVLQQWRARAASGQKMSDVAAWLNALPAQEGDTAQRRLQRLWGLAAIDQLDEPQLLAALDDPAPEVRAWGVRLLVDSSTPESPGLSPAAQQALVRHARHDPAGIVSLYLASALQRLPVVDRWPLAEALARRGDWAQDRLLPHLLWYGIEPAVPRDPSRAIALVASSPVGLLRRHVARRLTVEIESQPQAVADLLALAQQDPASARSGDIVAGMAEALRGWRQAPAPADWPTITDRLAQGAPPEAIRALQELNVVFGAGRALDDLRTTILDAAAEPAARQQALRALLAGRPSDAVPMLHDLLGDRAVLTEALRGLALYDHPDTPAQIVGHINYYTPEARREMVNTLASRPAYARALLDAAASGQIATDEISAFHARQMRAFEDEELTGRLTEVWGEVRTSAAEKRTMIEEWRSRLSSDFLASANPQAGRAHFNKLCANCHVLFGVGRKLGPDLTGSNRKNLDYLLENVLDPSASVGTDFRAVNIALADGRLISGVLSQQTERTLTLQTAQEAVTIDRTEIDELATSDNSMMPDGLLQNLSAEEVRDLFAYLMSLEQVSLAD; this is encoded by the coding sequence ATGGCTGTTATCTCTGGTTTCGCCGTCGGTCTCCTGCAAGCGATCGGGTCGGGAGCTTGCGCCGATGACTTTCCGCAGCCGTACAACTCAGAAAAAGCCACGACGGCCCCCATGCCCCCTGAGGAAGTGGTCCGCACGGCGAAGCTGCCGCCCGGCTTCAAGCTCTCCGTCTTTGCCGCCGAACCGGACGTGCAGAACCCGATTGCCATCACGACCGACGAACGGGGCCGCCTGTGGGTGGCCGAGAACTATACCTGGTCGGGGGCGAGCTTTGGCAACTACGACACCTCGTTGAAAGATCGCATCGTCATCCTCGCCGACCGCGATGGCGATGGTCGGCACGACCAACGCACCGTGTTCTGGGATCAGGGGCACAAAGTCACCAGCGTCGAAGTGGGCTACGGCGGCGTCTGGGTACTCGCGTTGCCCAACCTGCTGTTCATTCCCGACGCCAATCGCGATGACGTGCCCGATGGCCCACCGCGGATCGTGCTCGAGGGGCTCGACGAGCAGGCCGTGGGTCACACGCCGGCGAATGGCTTGAAGTGGGGACCCGATGGCTGGCTCTACGCGCGGCACGGCATCCAGGCCACGTCGCGCATCGGCGCCCCCGGCACGAGCGACTCACAACGCGTGGCGATCAACACCGGCGTCTGGCGATACCATCCCACGCGACGCACCGTCGAGACCGTCCTGCACGGCATGACCAATTCCTGGGGCTTCGATTACGACGCACAGGGCGAGATGTACGTCATCAATACGGTCATCGGCCATCTGTGGCACCTGGTGCCGGGCTCGCACGTCGAGCGGATGTATGGCATCGATCTCAACCCGCACGTCTACAGCCTGATGGCTCAGGCGGCCGATCACGTCCATTGGGATACCGGCGAGAAGTGGAACGACATTCGTCACGGAATCACCGATAAAACCAACGCGGCCGGCGGCGGCCATGCTCATATCGGCCTGATGATCTATCAGGGAGACAACTGGCCCGCCGAGTATCGCGGTCGCGTCTATACGCTCAACCTGCACGGGCAACGCATCAACAGCGATATTCTCGAGCCCGCCGGCGCCGGCTTCACCGCCAAGCATGGGCCCGATCTTTGCTTTATCGCCGATCCCTGGTATCGGGGCATGGATCTCATCACCGGCGCGGATGGTGGCGTCTTCATCGCCGATTGGTCCGACACGGGCGAGTGCCACGATCACGACGGCGTCCACCGCACGAGTGGCCGCATCTACAAACTTACCTACGAGACGCCTCCCGCGCTCGCCGCATTCGATCTCGCGCAACGGACGAATCTTGAACTGTGCGAGCAATTCACCGCGGCCAATGCCTGGTGGCCGCGCCAGGTGCTGCAACAGTGGCGGGCGCGCGCGGCCTCCGGCCAGAAGATGTCCGATGTCGCCGCGTGGTTGAACGCCCTGCCGGCCCAGGAAGGCGATACGGCCCAACGCCGTTTGCAACGCCTCTGGGGGCTCGCCGCGATCGACCAACTCGACGAACCGCAGTTGCTCGCCGCGCTCGACGATCCGGCGCCCGAGGTTCGCGCCTGGGGCGTGCGTCTGCTGGTCGATTCGTCTACGCCGGAGAGCCCTGGTCTCTCGCCAGCGGCGCAACAGGCGCTCGTGCGCCATGCGCGGCACGATCCGGCCGGTATCGTGTCCTTATATCTGGCCTCTGCCTTGCAGCGACTGCCGGTCGTCGATCGCTGGCCCCTGGCCGAGGCCCTGGCCCGTCGCGGCGATTGGGCCCAGGATCGCCTGCTTCCGCACCTGCTGTGGTATGGCATCGAGCCGGCCGTGCCGCGCGATCCCTCGCGAGCGATCGCCCTGGTGGCGTCGTCTCCGGTGGGGCTCTTGCGCCGCCATGTTGCCCGCCGCCTCACGGTCGAGATCGAAAGCCAGCCTCAGGCGGTGGCCGACTTGCTGGCCTTGGCCCAGCAGGATCCTGCAAGTGCGCGGTCGGGAGACATCGTTGCGGGCATGGCCGAGGCGCTGCGCGGCTGGCGTCAGGCCCCGGCGCCGGCCGATTGGCCGACGATTACCGATCGGCTGGCGCAAGGTGCGCCCCCCGAAGCGATTCGCGCCTTGCAGGAGCTCAATGTCGTTTTCGGCGCTGGTCGCGCGCTCGACGACTTGCGCACCACCATCCTCGACGCCGCCGCCGAACCCGCCGCGCGACAGCAGGCGTTGCGGGCACTGCTGGCCGGACGCCCCTCCGATGCCGTACCGATGCTGCACGACTTGCTGGGCGATCGAGCGGTGCTGACCGAAGCATTGCGCGGCTTGGCCCTCTACGATCATCCGGACACGCCGGCGCAGATCGTCGGGCACATCAACTACTACACGCCCGAGGCACGCCGCGAGATGGTCAACACGCTCGCTTCGCGCCCCGCTTATGCCCGCGCGCTCCTTGACGCGGCGGCCAGCGGGCAGATCGCCACCGATGAGATTTCGGCCTTTCATGCGCGGCAGATGCGAGCCTTTGAAGACGAGGAACTGACGGGCCGCCTGACCGAGGTCTGGGGCGAGGTGCGCACCTCGGCCGCGGAAAAACGCACCATGATCGAAGAGTGGCGCTCGCGCTTGTCGAGTGATTTTCTGGCATCGGCCAATCCTCAGGCCGGTCGCGCGCATTTCAATAAATTGTGCGCCAACTGCCACGTGCTGTTCGGCGTCGGCCGCAAGCTGGGACCCGATCTCACCGGTTCGAACCGCAAGAATCTCGACTACCTGCTCGAGAACGTGCTCGACCCCAGTGCCAGCGTCGGCACGGACTTCCGCGCGGTGAACATCGCACTCGCCGACGGTCGCCTCATCTCGGGCGTCCTTAGCCAACAGACCGAACGCACCCTGACACTGCAAACCGCCCAGGAAGCGGTCACGATCGATCGCACCGAGATCGACGAGCTGGCCACAAGCGATAACTCGATGATGCCCGACGGATTGCTGCAGAACTTGTCCGCCGAAGAGGTCCGCGATCTGTTCGCTTACTTGATGTCGCTCGAGCAGGTGTCGCTGGCCGATTGA
- a CDS encoding DUF1501 domain-containing protein: protein MLTLFDQTSRGTRRHFLRVGSLALGGLSLPSLLTARAAASPALLHDRAVIFLFLHGGPSQFETFDPKMSAPADIRAVNGEIATAIPGVTFGTDFPRLATLADRLTIVRSFTTGDANHDIKPVVCRDTAGASIGAIYARAAGNTDPRTGMPRSAMLFPRAVDDSTGAPITQFGRLESTGALGSTAAPFVPGAGSDLQQDMQMNLPIARLSDRRTILTGLDRLRYARDRASQLGSIDTLREQAFETVIGGVGKAFDLSREDARTIERYDTAPLVRPDQIDRKWNNYEHYCDNAKSLGKLLLLARRLCESGCRFITVTTSFVWDMHADVNNATMEEGMCYMAPPLDHAVSTLVEDLAERGLTDRILLVCCGEMGRTPRLNANGGRDHWGNLAPLLLHGGGLPMGQIVGQSARDGSAPQTNPVTNRHLIGTVLQRLVDPAELRLVRGMPNEVVQAASYDPIPGLGS, encoded by the coding sequence ATGCTGACCCTGTTCGACCAGACATCTCGAGGTACGCGGCGCCACTTTCTCCGCGTGGGAAGTTTGGCACTGGGGGGACTGTCGTTGCCCTCGCTGCTGACGGCTCGGGCCGCCGCTTCGCCGGCGCTGCTGCACGATCGGGCCGTGATCTTTCTCTTTCTGCACGGCGGACCGAGTCAGTTCGAGACGTTCGATCCCAAGATGTCGGCGCCCGCCGATATTCGCGCCGTGAATGGCGAGATCGCCACGGCGATTCCGGGCGTCACCTTCGGCACCGACTTTCCGCGCCTGGCCACGCTAGCCGATCGATTGACGATCGTGCGCTCGTTTACGACCGGTGATGCCAACCACGACATCAAGCCGGTGGTGTGCCGCGACACGGCCGGGGCCAGTATCGGGGCGATCTATGCCCGTGCCGCCGGCAATACCGATCCCCGCACCGGCATGCCACGCTCTGCCATGTTGTTTCCGCGTGCCGTCGACGATTCGACCGGTGCGCCGATCACGCAGTTCGGTCGGCTGGAATCGACCGGTGCGCTCGGCAGTACGGCCGCTCCGTTCGTGCCGGGCGCGGGAAGCGACTTACAGCAAGACATGCAGATGAATCTGCCGATAGCGCGTCTGAGCGACCGGCGGACGATTCTCACCGGCCTCGACCGCTTGCGCTATGCACGCGATCGCGCATCGCAACTGGGATCCATAGACACGCTGCGCGAGCAGGCCTTCGAGACGGTGATCGGTGGCGTGGGCAAGGCGTTCGATCTTTCGCGCGAGGATGCCCGCACGATCGAGCGTTACGACACCGCCCCGCTGGTGCGGCCCGATCAGATCGACCGCAAGTGGAACAACTACGAGCATTACTGCGACAACGCGAAGTCGCTCGGCAAGCTGCTGCTGCTCGCGCGGCGGTTGTGCGAGTCGGGCTGCCGCTTCATTACGGTGACGACGAGCTTTGTTTGGGACATGCATGCCGACGTGAACAACGCGACGATGGAAGAAGGCATGTGCTACATGGCGCCGCCGCTCGACCATGCCGTGTCGACCTTGGTCGAGGATCTGGCCGAACGCGGGCTGACCGACCGCATTCTGCTCGTGTGTTGCGGCGAAATGGGGCGCACGCCCCGTTTGAATGCCAACGGCGGCCGCGACCACTGGGGGAATCTTGCTCCGCTCTTGCTGCACGGCGGCGGATTGCCGATGGGACAGATCGTTGGTCAATCGGCCCGCGATGGCTCGGCGCCACAGACGAACCCGGTGACGAATCGCCACCTGATCGGCACCGTCCTGCAACGTCTCGTCGATCCGGCCGAGTTGCGGCTGGTGCGCGGCATGCCCAATGAGGTCGTGCAGGCGGCCAGCTACGATCCGATTCCAGGCTTGGGCAGTTGA
- the hemG gene encoding protoporphyrinogen oxidase — MRKVVVLGGGITGLAAAHRVHELAPHVEVVLVEAAARVGGVLETKYEHGYLLEASADNFITNVPWAIDLCRRVGLGDELLQTNDAQRRAFVVHRGRLQPVPEGFALLAPARLGPMFTTPILSPAGKLRLAMERFVSPRRDLADESLASFARRRLGREVFERLVQPLVGGIYTADPERLSVQAALPRFVEMEHKYGSLIRGTLAERRARGAAGEHESGARYGLFAAPRGGMESLVQAIVARLPAASVRLRTRVESIARQADGAWRVDVLDLATSQPAPIIADAVVVALPAPAASRLLAAVDAPLSADLRTIEYAGCAIVLAGYRREQFDQPPSGFGFVVPEIERRQIIACSYSSQKFPGRAPEGEILLRVFLGGACHPEIEQLDDAELQRIATRELRELLGLRGAPAFSLVRRWSGAMPQYHLGHVERVARILERASTHPGLALAGNAYHGVGVPNCIRSGEQAASRMLGSA; from the coding sequence GTGCGAAAGGTCGTCGTCCTCGGGGGCGGAATCACGGGGCTCGCCGCTGCGCATCGCGTACACGAGCTCGCGCCCCACGTCGAGGTCGTGCTCGTCGAAGCCGCGGCACGCGTGGGTGGCGTGCTCGAAACCAAGTACGAGCACGGCTATCTGCTCGAAGCCAGTGCCGACAATTTCATCACCAACGTCCCCTGGGCAATTGATCTCTGTCGTCGCGTCGGGCTGGGCGATGAACTGTTGCAGACGAACGATGCCCAGCGGCGCGCGTTTGTCGTGCATCGCGGAAGGCTTCAGCCGGTGCCCGAGGGGTTTGCGCTCCTGGCCCCCGCGCGGCTCGGTCCGATGTTCACCACGCCGATTTTGAGTCCGGCGGGCAAGCTGCGTCTGGCAATGGAGCGATTCGTGTCGCCGCGGCGCGACCTGGCAGACGAGAGTCTGGCATCCTTCGCGCGCCGTCGCCTGGGACGCGAAGTATTCGAACGCCTCGTGCAACCGCTCGTCGGCGGCATCTACACGGCAGATCCAGAGCGTTTGAGCGTCCAGGCGGCGCTCCCGCGCTTTGTCGAGATGGAGCACAAGTACGGCAGCCTCATTCGCGGCACGCTTGCCGAGCGCCGCGCACGAGGCGCCGCCGGCGAGCACGAAAGCGGCGCGCGCTATGGCCTCTTTGCGGCGCCGCGCGGCGGAATGGAAAGTCTCGTACAGGCCATCGTGGCGCGGCTACCGGCCGCGAGCGTACGGCTGCGGACTCGCGTCGAATCGATCGCGCGGCAAGCAGACGGCGCCTGGCGCGTGGACGTGCTCGACCTGGCAACGTCGCAGCCCGCGCCGATCATCGCCGATGCCGTCGTCGTGGCCTTGCCGGCCCCGGCCGCGTCGCGATTGCTCGCTGCCGTCGATGCGCCGTTGTCCGCCGATCTGCGCACGATCGAATACGCCGGCTGTGCGATCGTCTTGGCCGGTTATCGTCGCGAGCAGTTCGACCAGCCCCCCTCTGGTTTTGGTTTTGTCGTGCCCGAGATCGAACGGCGACAGATCATCGCCTGCAGCTACAGTAGTCAGAAGTTTCCTGGCCGCGCCCCCGAGGGAGAAATCTTGCTGCGCGTGTTTCTTGGGGGCGCCTGCCATCCCGAGATCGAGCAGCTCGACGATGCCGAATTGCAACGCATCGCCACACGCGAGCTGCGCGAGCTCTTGGGCCTGCGCGGCGCGCCCGCGTTCAGCCTCGTGCGTCGCTGGAGCGGCGCCATGCCGCAGTATCACCTGGGGCACGTCGAGCGCGTGGCTCGAATTCTGGAGCGCGCCAGCACGCACCCGGGCTTGGCGCTCGCCGGCAACGCCTATCATGGTGTGGGCGTGCCGAACTGCATTCGCAGTGGCGAGCAAGCGGCCTCGCGAATGCTCGGCAGCGCATAG
- a CDS encoding cupin domain-containing protein, producing the protein MATLSPTPPSQDEPHRTGWEMIDFAQLVGVSCPCGTSRRALVEVADFPGSIHQVDISLDARLHYHKGLTETYYFLECGPDARMQLDDEIVPVRPGMCIMIRPGVRHRALGRMRVLNIVYPKFDPADEWFD; encoded by the coding sequence ATGGCCACCCTCTCGCCCACCCCTCCCTCGCAGGATGAACCCCACCGCACAGGCTGGGAGATGATCGACTTTGCCCAGCTCGTTGGGGTCTCCTGCCCCTGCGGTACCAGTCGCCGGGCGCTGGTCGAAGTGGCAGATTTTCCAGGCTCGATCCACCAGGTCGACATTTCGCTCGACGCGCGGCTCCACTATCACAAGGGGCTCACCGAGACCTATTACTTCCTCGAGTGCGGGCCAGATGCCCGGATGCAGCTCGACGACGAGATCGTTCCCGTGCGGCCGGGCATGTGCATCATGATTCGGCCGGGCGTGCGCCACCGGGCCCTCGGCCGGATGCGCGTGCTGAACATCGTCTATCCGAAGTTCGATCCGGCCGACGAGTGGTTCGACTGA
- the hemE gene encoding uroporphyrinogen decarboxylase, giving the protein MSAPTTDLAGLRVAAFESRRAEEMAQLIRRSGGVPVIGPSLREVPLDDHREAIDFANLLITGQIDVVLFMTGVGTRLLVSAVERHVDRQRFLHALSDVVTVARGPKPVAALKELGLDPTHRVPEPNTWRELLQTLDTAVPLANQSVALQEYGQPNPSLIAGLEARGARVTCVRVYQWDLPLDTAPLEQTLREIVAGRIDAMLFTSAQQVVHVEQLAARLGFADELRAALDRVLVTSIGPTTSETLRQRDWPVDLEPEHPKMGHLVVALTRHAAELLARKRRLAAEMKSLASSPRVRDASLAADRPRRAWDDSVFLRACRREPTERTPIWLMRQAGRYLPEYREIRSKTTFLELCKNPGLSAEVMIRTVERLGVDAAIIFSDLLPILEPMGFELEFSAGEGPVIHNPLREGDDVERMIELESVEALDFVMQTVRETRAGLPELIPVIGFAGAPFTLASYAIEGGASRSYLHTKTLMYRDPGAWHELLGRLARGVTRYLNAQLAAGAQAVQIFDSWVGCLGPDDYRQYVLPHTRAIIDGITPGAPVINFATGNPALLPLLAEAGGDVIGIDWRISLAEAWKAVGPQHAVQGNLDPLVLLATPEEIRRRAGLILDQAAGRPGHIFNLGHGVLPQTPVEHVLALIEAVRELSSRPLR; this is encoded by the coding sequence TTGTCCGCGCCCACCACTGATCTTGCCGGTCTGCGAGTCGCCGCCTTCGAGAGCCGCCGCGCCGAAGAGATGGCACAGTTGATTCGCCGCTCGGGGGGCGTGCCTGTCATTGGCCCCTCGCTGCGCGAAGTCCCCCTCGACGACCATCGCGAGGCGATCGACTTTGCCAACCTGTTGATCACCGGTCAGATCGACGTGGTGTTGTTCATGACCGGCGTGGGCACGCGATTGCTCGTGTCGGCCGTCGAGCGGCATGTCGATCGGCAACGCTTCTTGCATGCCCTGTCCGATGTGGTCACCGTGGCACGTGGCCCCAAGCCGGTGGCGGCGCTGAAGGAATTGGGCCTCGACCCGACGCATCGCGTGCCCGAGCCCAACACCTGGCGCGAACTGTTGCAAACGCTCGACACGGCGGTGCCGCTGGCGAATCAATCGGTCGCCCTGCAGGAGTACGGTCAGCCGAACCCGAGCCTGATTGCCGGCCTCGAGGCCCGCGGCGCACGCGTCACGTGCGTGCGTGTCTACCAGTGGGATCTGCCCCTCGATACCGCGCCGCTCGAGCAGACGCTTCGCGAGATCGTGGCCGGTCGGATCGACGCGATGCTGTTCACGTCGGCGCAGCAGGTCGTACACGTCGAGCAGCTTGCCGCGCGGCTGGGGTTCGCCGACGAGTTGCGCGCGGCGCTCGATCGCGTGCTGGTCACCTCGATCGGCCCGACGACCAGCGAGACCTTGCGCCAACGGGACTGGCCCGTCGATCTCGAGCCCGAGCATCCCAAGATGGGGCACCTGGTCGTCGCCCTCACGCGCCACGCCGCCGAGCTGCTCGCGCGCAAACGTCGGCTGGCTGCCGAAATGAAATCGCTGGCGTCATCGCCCCGCGTCCGCGATGCGTCGCTCGCCGCCGATCGGCCACGCCGCGCCTGGGACGACAGTGTTTTTCTTCGAGCCTGCCGGCGCGAACCCACCGAGCGCACGCCGATCTGGCTGATGCGCCAGGCCGGCCGCTATCTGCCCGAGTATCGCGAGATCCGCTCGAAGACGACCTTCCTCGAGTTGTGCAAGAATCCTGGCCTTTCGGCCGAGGTGATGATTCGCACGGTCGAGCGGTTGGGGGTCGATGCGGCGATCATCTTTTCCGATCTGTTGCCCATTCTCGAGCCGATGGGTTTCGAGCTCGAGTTCTCGGCCGGCGAAGGGCCCGTCATTCACAATCCGCTCCGCGAGGGGGATGACGTCGAGCGGATGATCGAGCTCGAGAGTGTCGAGGCGCTCGACTTCGTCATGCAGACGGTGCGTGAGACGCGAGCCGGCCTGCCCGAACTCATCCCGGTGATTGGCTTCGCCGGCGCGCCCTTTACGCTGGCCAGTTATGCCATCGAGGGGGGCGCGAGCCGCTCGTACCTCCACACGAAGACCCTGATGTATCGCGACCCCGGCGCCTGGCACGAGTTGCTGGGCCGGCTTGCTCGCGGCGTCACGCGCTATCTGAATGCCCAGCTCGCCGCGGGCGCTCAAGCCGTGCAGATCTTCGATAGTTGGGTGGGCTGCCTCGGTCCCGACGACTATCGACAGTACGTGCTACCCCACACCCGCGCGATCATCGACGGCATCACGCCCGGCGCGCCGGTGATCAACTTTGCGACGGGCAATCCCGCGCTGCTGCCCCTGCTGGCCGAAGCGGGGGGCGACGTGATCGGTATCGATTGGCGCATCTCGCTGGCCGAGGCCTGGAAGGCCGTTGGGCCGCAACACGCCGTGCAGGGCAATCTCGATCCGCTCGTGCTGCTGGCCACGCCCGAGGAGATTCGCCGCCGCGCGGGCCTCATTCTCGATCAGGCGGCCGGCCGGCCCGGACACATCTTCAATCTGGGGCATGGCGTCTTGCCGCAGACTCCCGTCGAGCACGTGCTCGCGCTCATCGAAGCCGTCCGCGAGCTCAGTTCTCGTCCTCTCCGCTAA